A stretch of Desulfitobacterium dichloroeliminans LMG P-21439 DNA encodes these proteins:
- a CDS encoding L-lactate permease — MSILMQGFLALLPIIVVAIFLVGLRWPASKAMPLSYITVVLVALFAWKLPGMQILGGSIKGLGVSITLLYIIFGSVLVLYTLMESGGLAQIRQSLIGVSADRRVQVIIVAWLFGSFIEGASGFGTPAAVAVPLMLGLGFPAFAAVIAGMMIQSTPVSFGAIGTPIRVGVGTGLGTGSDAGVNEFAAQIGIPIVDAAGKLDTIAYYDQFIALFAHNVALLHFVGGFLTPLFVVAFMTRYFGKNKSWSEGIAIWPFALFSALAFTIPYVLINRFVNYELTSMLGGLIGLAIVIFAAKRKFLTPKEEDTWDFIDKKEWDPSWSGSVEVHYVEKPGGMSTFMAWSPYVFVAALILITRLILPLKAWLNSVIITYPPIGGLAEKWAILYSPGTIFIIVSFLTFLVHGMKMDAYKKAWAQAVKVTAGASVALIFTVPMVQVFINSGGGAAGFLSMPYALAEATYSLAGGMWPMFAPIIGGLGAFVAGSNTVSNMTFSLFQFQTAQLIVEGNSALAPMANTWPIWVVALQAIGGAAGNVICIHNVVAASAVVGFLGREGDVIRKTFIFFLYYALIPGSVGYSLLYWSSKGPFNLGSIILVVFYAAVIYVVATNKSRLDKLNGVIK, encoded by the coding sequence ATGAGTATTCTAATGCAAGGATTTTTGGCCTTATTGCCAATCATAGTTGTGGCAATTTTCCTTGTTGGCTTAAGATGGCCAGCAAGTAAAGCGATGCCTCTTTCGTATATTACAGTTGTACTTGTTGCATTATTTGCATGGAAATTACCTGGCATGCAGATCCTTGGTGGATCAATCAAAGGTCTCGGGGTATCGATTACCCTCCTTTATATCATCTTCGGATCTGTTCTTGTTCTTTATACTCTGATGGAGTCGGGTGGATTGGCACAGATTCGCCAAAGTCTTATCGGAGTTTCTGCAGACAGACGCGTACAGGTAATCATCGTGGCTTGGTTATTTGGTTCTTTCATTGAAGGTGCTTCCGGCTTCGGTACTCCTGCAGCTGTAGCAGTTCCTTTGATGTTAGGTCTTGGCTTCCCGGCCTTTGCAGCGGTTATCGCTGGTATGATGATTCAGAGTACCCCTGTTTCCTTCGGAGCAATCGGTACCCCCATTCGTGTAGGAGTTGGTACCGGACTAGGAACTGGATCTGACGCTGGGGTTAATGAATTTGCAGCTCAGATCGGCATTCCCATTGTCGATGCGGCTGGCAAACTAGATACCATTGCTTATTATGATCAATTCATCGCCTTGTTTGCTCATAATGTAGCGCTTTTGCACTTTGTCGGTGGTTTCTTAACACCTCTTTTCGTTGTCGCTTTCATGACCAGATACTTTGGCAAGAACAAGTCTTGGTCTGAGGGTATAGCAATTTGGCCTTTCGCTTTGTTTAGTGCCCTTGCTTTTACAATTCCTTATGTTCTGATCAATCGCTTCGTAAACTACGAGTTAACCTCCATGCTTGGAGGTCTCATCGGACTCGCTATCGTTATCTTTGCTGCTAAGAGAAAGTTCCTCACTCCTAAAGAAGAGGATACATGGGATTTCATCGACAAAAAAGAATGGGATCCATCTTGGTCAGGTAGTGTTGAAGTTCATTATGTGGAAAAGCCCGGTGGCATGTCCACATTTATGGCATGGAGTCCTTACGTTTTTGTAGCTGCCCTGATCCTTATAACGCGTCTTATTCTGCCGCTTAAAGCTTGGCTGAACTCTGTAATTATCACCTATCCTCCCATTGGCGGATTAGCAGAGAAATGGGCAATCCTTTATTCCCCAGGTACCATCTTTATCATTGTTTCCTTCTTGACCTTCTTGGTTCATGGTATGAAGATGGATGCTTACAAAAAAGCTTGGGCACAAGCCGTTAAAGTTACTGCAGGTGCCAGTGTAGCCTTGATTTTTACCGTTCCCATGGTTCAAGTATTCATCAACTCCGGTGGTGGAGCTGCCGGATTCCTCAGTATGCCATATGCACTGGCTGAAGCTACTTATTCATTAGCCGGTGGAATGTGGCCGATGTTTGCCCCGATTATCGGTGGCTTAGGTGCTTTCGTTGCCGGTTCCAATACCGTCAGCAATATGACCTTCTCGTTGTTCCAGTTCCAGACTGCTCAACTGATTGTGGAAGGTAATTCTGCTCTTGCTCCGATGGCAAACACTTGGCCGATTTGGGTTGTGGCTCTCCAAGCAATTGGCGGTGCAGCAGGTAATGTTATCTGTATTCACAACGTTGTCGCTGCTTCGGCGGTGGTTGGTTTCTTAGGACGTGAAGGGGATGTCATCAGAAAGACCTTCATATTCTTCCTCTACTATGCCCTAATTCCTGGTTCAGTTGGTTATTCACTTCTGTACTGGAGTTCAAAGGGACCGTTCAACCTAGGTTCGATTATTCTTGTTGTATTCTACGCAGCAGTAATCTATGTTGTGGCTACTAACAAGAGTAGACTTGATAAGCTAAACGGTGTAATAAAATAG
- a CDS encoding lysophospholipid acyltransferase family protein, translating to MSLYSFLKKVFRLQFRVMGWKVHGVENFPKNGPAILVSNHVSVWDPVVAACSVPLEVSFMAKEELFSNVLLGRIFQSLGAFPVKRGQGDTSAIRNSLKVLKEGKVLGLFPEGTRSKSGELQKGFSGMVLLMEKSQAPIVPMRVNGTQNLLTRGWGQIEVIVGTPISPEQLKAPEGVENRREWAADQIMKAIDHLTV from the coding sequence ATGAGCCTATATAGTTTTTTAAAAAAAGTGTTTCGTTTGCAGTTTCGAGTCATGGGTTGGAAAGTCCACGGGGTAGAAAACTTTCCGAAGAACGGGCCTGCGATCTTGGTAAGCAATCATGTCAGTGTATGGGATCCGGTTGTGGCTGCCTGTAGCGTACCGCTGGAGGTTTCTTTTATGGCTAAGGAAGAATTGTTTTCGAACGTGCTTTTAGGAAGAATCTTTCAAAGCCTTGGCGCTTTTCCCGTGAAGAGAGGCCAAGGTGATACAAGTGCCATCCGGAATTCGTTGAAGGTTCTTAAGGAAGGGAAAGTCTTGGGTCTGTTTCCTGAAGGTACACGCTCGAAGTCCGGTGAATTGCAAAAAGGATTTTCAGGTATGGTTTTATTGATGGAAAAAAGTCAGGCACCCATTGTACCTATGCGTGTGAATGGCACGCAAAACCTCTTAACCCGGGGATGGGGTCAGATTGAAGTTATCGTCGGGACTCCTATCAGTCCTGAACAACTTAAAGCCCCTGAAGGGGTAGAAAACCGCCGAGAATGGGCGGCGGACCAAATTATGAAAGCGATTGATCATTTGACAGTGTAA
- the cmk gene encoding (d)CMP kinase, which translates to MKDNLQVAIDGPAGAGKSTIAKGIAKRLGLFYVDTGAMYRAITHKALSLNIPLDQESAIVDMAWQSDITLDHTEARRVYCDGQDITEALRTPEVSRNVSVIAAYAGVRERLVDLQRREALRGAVVMDGRDIGTYVLPEANLKIFLTATSEERAKRRWLELQKAGKMVSFEEVHQDMQIRDQTDQQREVSPLVPAADAIMLDTTGLGVEEIIERIISLINN; encoded by the coding sequence GTGAAAGATAATCTTCAGGTTGCTATCGATGGTCCGGCAGGTGCGGGTAAAAGCACGATTGCTAAGGGGATTGCTAAACGGTTAGGACTTTTTTATGTAGATACTGGAGCAATGTATAGGGCTATTACTCATAAAGCTTTGAGTTTAAATATCCCCTTAGATCAAGAAAGCGCAATTGTAGATATGGCCTGGCAAAGCGATATCACACTTGATCATACGGAAGCTAGAAGAGTGTATTGCGATGGACAAGATATAACGGAAGCTCTCCGGACCCCTGAGGTTTCTCGCAATGTATCGGTCATTGCCGCCTATGCCGGTGTCAGAGAAAGATTAGTGGACTTACAACGACGGGAAGCTCTCCGGGGAGCTGTCGTGATGGATGGGAGAGATATAGGAACCTATGTCTTACCGGAAGCGAATCTTAAAATCTTCTTAACGGCTACCTCAGAAGAAAGAGCAAAACGCCGTTGGCTTGAACTGCAGAAAGCAGGGAAAATGGTTTCCTTTGAAGAAGTCCATCAGGATATGCAGATCCGTGACCAAACTGATCAACAGCGAGAAGTCTCACCCTTGGTTCCGGCCGCCGATGCCATTATGCTCGACACGACGGGCTTGGGTGTGGAGGAGATTATCGAACGTATTATCAGCTTAATAAACAATTGA
- the aroA gene encoding 3-phosphoshikimate 1-carboxyvinyltransferase, producing the protein MHNNRVKGIRIHPIKKVQGEIQVPGDKSISHRAALFGGMAQGETHLTNFLPGQDCLSTLECLRKLGVEWERKDTEVWINGQGFEHWREPQDVLDVGNSGTTMRLILGVLSGCPFSVTLTGDSSIRSRPMGRVTMPLQEMGARILGRQDGKYAPLTIQGGSLLGIQFHSPVASAQVKSAILLAGLNAQGETTVTEPFLSRDHTERMLRGFGVPVISEGNTAKIKGGAKLLGQEVSIPGDISSAAFFLVLGSLVSQGELLIQNVGMNKTRTGILDALWQMGADIQVEDEREECGEPRANLRVRPAQLHGIEIQGAMIPRLIDEIPILAVAASLAKGVTMIRDAAELRVKETDRIAMVAQGMEALGADIQELHDGLQIKGISQLKGGRASSYGDHRLAMAWVVAGLLSKEGLSLEGMEAASVSFPNFLDLIERISN; encoded by the coding sequence ATGCATAACAACAGGGTAAAAGGAATTCGCATTCATCCAATCAAGAAAGTACAGGGCGAAATTCAAGTTCCGGGGGATAAGTCCATATCCCATAGGGCGGCTTTGTTTGGGGGTATGGCCCAAGGTGAAACCCACCTTACAAATTTCTTGCCTGGACAAGATTGTTTAAGTACACTTGAGTGTTTGAGAAAGCTAGGGGTAGAATGGGAACGAAAGGATACCGAGGTCTGGATCAACGGGCAGGGGTTTGAGCATTGGCGTGAACCCCAAGATGTTTTAGACGTGGGAAACTCCGGAACTACAATGCGCCTCATTTTAGGTGTTTTATCAGGTTGTCCCTTCAGTGTGACGTTAACTGGAGATTCCTCCATACGGTCAAGACCTATGGGACGGGTCACCATGCCTTTACAAGAGATGGGTGCTCGGATTTTGGGCCGCCAAGATGGGAAATATGCTCCCTTAACGATTCAAGGTGGCTCTTTGCTGGGAATTCAATTTCATTCCCCTGTGGCTTCAGCTCAAGTGAAATCCGCCATTCTTCTGGCGGGGCTTAATGCTCAAGGGGAAACTACAGTTACGGAGCCATTCCTTTCCCGGGATCATACGGAACGGATGCTCAGGGGATTTGGAGTTCCTGTGATTAGTGAGGGGAATACGGCCAAGATAAAGGGTGGGGCTAAACTATTAGGACAAGAAGTTTCTATACCTGGAGATATTTCTTCGGCTGCCTTTTTTCTAGTTTTAGGAAGCCTAGTCTCTCAGGGAGAGCTCCTAATCCAAAATGTAGGAATGAATAAAACGCGCACCGGTATTCTCGATGCCCTTTGGCAGATGGGTGCTGATATTCAAGTGGAAGATGAAAGGGAAGAGTGTGGTGAACCCCGTGCCAATCTGCGGGTCCGACCAGCCCAGCTTCATGGGATTGAAATCCAGGGCGCGATGATACCCCGCCTTATTGACGAGATTCCCATCCTCGCTGTTGCGGCTAGCTTGGCTAAAGGGGTGACCATGATTCGCGATGCGGCTGAGCTTCGAGTAAAAGAGACCGATCGAATCGCAATGGTGGCTCAAGGAATGGAGGCTCTAGGGGCAGATATCCAGGAGCTTCACGATGGGTTGCAGATTAAAGGTATTTCCCAACTAAAAGGCGGGCGAGCTTCCAGTTATGGGGATCACCGCTTAGCTATGGCCTGGGTAGTAGCGGGGCTGTTATCTAAAGAAGGGTTGAGTTTAGAAGGCATGGAAGCTGCATCCGTTTCTTTCCCTAATTTCCTAGACCTTATCGAAAGAATATCTAACTAA
- a CDS encoding prephenate dehydrogenase, translating to MEKMQKPVLSKGWTGERKPRACIIGLGLIGGSWAGALTGKGWSVSAVECDGESLEAAKSREWILEGWPSLPENLDVDLIILATPITLLAGTVTEIRGRIPAGSLITDVGSIKREICQATENLESVYFIGGHPMAGSEQRGFRYSSPDLFNGYPYVLTPHQDCPQELVNQFSSLVQSLGARVIFREYEEHDHEVALVSHVPHLLSLALALAASEGFPEGKPLELAGRSFREITRLVDSSPEMWREILLRNASAILYSLDIWEEKLKEIRGVIEHSNGEEIIRVFERAQGARGRVLNRR from the coding sequence ATGGAGAAGATGCAAAAACCTGTTCTGTCCAAAGGATGGACAGGAGAAAGAAAGCCGCGGGCTTGTATCATCGGCCTTGGATTGATCGGAGGATCGTGGGCTGGAGCCTTGACAGGAAAAGGATGGTCTGTTAGCGCTGTCGAATGTGACGGAGAAAGTTTGGAGGCGGCAAAATCTCGAGAGTGGATCCTTGAGGGATGGCCATCACTGCCAGAAAACTTGGATGTGGATTTAATCATACTAGCTACCCCCATCACCCTTTTAGCAGGTACGGTTACAGAGATTAGGGGACGAATCCCTGCAGGTTCACTCATAACGGATGTAGGAAGCATAAAAAGAGAAATCTGTCAGGCAACAGAGAACCTAGAGTCAGTTTACTTTATTGGTGGACATCCTATGGCAGGATCGGAACAGCGCGGATTTAGATATTCTAGTCCGGACCTATTCAATGGTTATCCTTATGTGCTTACTCCTCACCAGGACTGTCCGCAAGAATTAGTTAATCAATTTTCAAGCTTAGTTCAGAGCCTTGGGGCAAGGGTTATTTTTCGCGAGTATGAAGAACACGACCACGAAGTTGCACTCGTCAGTCATGTGCCCCATTTGTTGTCCCTTGCTTTGGCCTTAGCTGCTTCTGAAGGTTTTCCTGAAGGAAAACCTCTCGAACTAGCAGGTCGTAGCTTTAGAGAAATCACTCGCCTTGTGGATAGTTCTCCTGAGATGTGGAGAGAAATCCTCCTCCGCAATGCTTCTGCCATCCTTTACTCTTTAGATATCTGGGAGGAAAAACTTAAGGAAATCCGAGGCGTTATAGAACATTCTAATGGTGAGGAGATCATCCGCGTATTTGAGAGAGCTCAAGGGGCCCGAGGTCGAGTGTTAAACCGGAGGTAA
- a CDS encoding CPBP family intramembrane glutamic endopeptidase, which produces MDPTQEFNSVPSEKDEVVTGPRKLTWVELLYALLGIAFLYLVLGFIMAWVASWWEYERVLLYINGFMTQGMFLMIILFIMRTRKWSWSDFGWQNVQKRYLGSVLVLYILTWVVNILYATYLLERGFTPPDTDVYIKLLSNVNLVTFCLNLILAGILAPIIEETLFRGIIYRSLNTYMGKWTAAAISAAIFSGLHLQSYGFIPRFILGMVLAFLVMKYNSIKPSVALHALNNSVALLLAALAGGF; this is translated from the coding sequence ATCGATCCGACTCAGGAGTTCAATAGTGTTCCATCCGAAAAGGATGAGGTCGTGACAGGGCCAAGGAAGTTAACTTGGGTTGAATTGCTCTATGCTCTTTTAGGGATTGCCTTTCTTTACCTAGTGCTTGGTTTTATTATGGCTTGGGTAGCTAGTTGGTGGGAGTATGAGCGCGTCCTCCTTTATATAAATGGTTTTATGACGCAAGGGATGTTCTTGATGATCATTTTGTTTATCATGCGCACGCGTAAGTGGAGCTGGAGTGATTTTGGATGGCAGAATGTACAAAAAAGATACTTAGGAAGTGTCCTTGTCCTTTATATCCTCACTTGGGTTGTGAATATTCTTTATGCAACTTACCTATTGGAAAGAGGGTTTACCCCGCCCGATACGGATGTCTATATCAAATTATTAAGTAATGTTAATCTAGTGACCTTCTGCTTAAATCTTATCTTAGCTGGAATCCTAGCCCCCATCATTGAAGAAACGCTGTTCCGGGGCATTATCTATAGAAGCCTGAATACCTATATGGGCAAGTGGACAGCTGCCGCGATAAGTGCAGCCATTTTTTCTGGATTGCATCTTCAGTCTTATGGATTTATTCCTCGTTTTATCTTAGGGATGGTTTTGGCTTTTCTGGTCATGAAGTATAACTCGATTAAACCTTCCGTGGCCCTTCATGCCCTAAACAATAGTGTTGCCTTACTTCTCGCCGCTTTAGCGGGAGGTTTTTAG